One window of the Arthrobacter sp. D5-1 genome contains the following:
- a CDS encoding Gfo/Idh/MocA family oxidoreductase yields the protein MSFAPSTRKGPIGVAVIGAGNISKQYLDNLTVFPDLKVLVIADLFVEAAEARAKEYGIAEFGTPELALNHPDVEIIVNLTIPAAHVEVATAAVNAGKHVWTEKPFSLDRESGLGLLKTADAAGIRLGTAPDTFLGAGLQTARRIIERGDIGTPLTGMTTFQTPGPESWHPNPAFLFQHGAGPLFDMGPYYLTALIQTFGSIRKVAAVGSSAKATRVIGSGPKAGEEFAVEVPTHVSSMAQFEGGQSSHSVFSFESPRLRMGFVEITGSEATLSLPDPNYFDGDLKLWRPGAEEPEIIPSTGPANGRGLGVLDMARALRAGTAHRATGDLAYHVLDSMVSIAESVESGTFVDVASNAPASAALPEDWAPETATL from the coding sequence ATGAGCTTCGCACCCTCCACCCGTAAAGGCCCCATAGGTGTTGCCGTCATCGGCGCAGGCAACATCAGCAAGCAATACCTGGACAATCTCACGGTCTTCCCGGACCTGAAAGTCCTGGTCATCGCCGACCTCTTCGTCGAGGCCGCCGAAGCACGCGCCAAGGAATACGGGATCGCCGAATTCGGCACCCCTGAGCTGGCACTGAACCATCCCGACGTCGAAATCATCGTGAACCTGACCATCCCCGCCGCGCACGTCGAGGTCGCCACCGCTGCGGTCAACGCCGGCAAACACGTCTGGACCGAGAAGCCCTTCTCGCTGGACCGCGAATCCGGGCTCGGCCTGCTCAAAACAGCCGACGCCGCCGGCATCCGCCTCGGCACCGCACCGGACACCTTCCTGGGCGCCGGCCTGCAAACCGCGCGCCGCATCATCGAACGCGGCGACATCGGCACACCCTTGACCGGCATGACCACGTTCCAGACTCCCGGTCCGGAATCCTGGCACCCGAACCCTGCGTTCTTGTTCCAGCACGGCGCCGGTCCGCTGTTCGACATGGGCCCCTACTACCTCACCGCCCTGATCCAGACCTTCGGCTCCATCCGCAAGGTCGCCGCCGTCGGCTCCTCCGCGAAAGCCACCCGTGTCATCGGTTCCGGACCCAAAGCCGGCGAGGAATTCGCCGTCGAGGTCCCCACGCACGTCTCCTCCATGGCACAGTTCGAAGGCGGCCAATCCAGCCACAGCGTCTTCTCCTTCGAGTCCCCGCGCCTGCGGATGGGGTTCGTCGAAATCACCGGCTCCGAAGCTACCCTGTCCCTGCCGGACCCGAACTACTTCGACGGCGACCTCAAACTCTGGCGCCCAGGCGCGGAAGAACCCGAGATCATCCCCTCCACCGGTCCCGCGAACGGCCGCGGCCTCGGCGTCCTGGACATGGCCCGCGCCCTCCGCGCCGGCACCGCCCACCGCGCCACGGGCGATCTCGCCTACCACGTGCTGGACAGCATGGTCTCGATCGCCGAATCCGTGGAATCCGGCACGTTCGTAGACGTCGCCAGCAACGCACCCGCCTCCGCTGCCCTCCCTGAGGACTGGGCACCCGAAACAGCGACCCTTTAG
- a CDS encoding Gfo/Idh/MocA family oxidoreductase: MTTIPQSAPLGVAAIGYAFMGKAHSNAWRNVASFFDVPAFEQKVLVGRDADAVAEAAAKYGWAESATDWRSVIERDDIHIIDICAPGWMHAEIAVAALEAGKHVLVEKPLANTLGEAELMTAAAAKARALGVQSMIGFNYRRVPALALARELIAEGRLGTVRHVRAAYLQDWLTDPESPMSWRLRKETAGSGALGDIASHAIDQILYLLGDDVTEVSGRLQTFVDQRPGAEGPEEVTVDDAAWVNLSLASGAIASVEASRVATGQKNSLQLEIYGSLGSLMFDLENLNELNFMDTTAPIREQGFRRILVNEPEHPYLGAWWPQGHIIGWEHTFTHQIRDFLTAIAAGESPSPSFEDGLNVQHILDAVEESAAAKSSLIQLNASATEGA; this comes from the coding sequence ATGACGACCATTCCTCAATCCGCACCGCTGGGCGTTGCGGCAATCGGCTACGCCTTCATGGGCAAAGCCCACTCCAATGCGTGGCGGAACGTGGCCAGCTTCTTTGACGTCCCGGCGTTCGAGCAGAAAGTGCTGGTGGGCCGGGACGCCGATGCTGTAGCGGAAGCCGCAGCCAAGTACGGCTGGGCCGAGTCCGCCACCGACTGGCGTTCCGTGATCGAACGGGACGACATCCACATCATCGACATCTGCGCACCGGGCTGGATGCACGCCGAAATCGCCGTCGCCGCGCTGGAGGCGGGCAAGCATGTGCTCGTGGAGAAGCCGCTGGCCAACACCTTGGGTGAAGCTGAGCTGATGACCGCAGCCGCCGCCAAAGCCCGTGCCCTCGGAGTGCAGTCAATGATCGGGTTCAACTACCGCCGCGTCCCTGCCCTGGCGCTGGCCCGCGAACTCATCGCCGAAGGCCGCCTCGGCACCGTCCGGCACGTCCGCGCCGCCTACCTGCAGGACTGGCTCACCGACCCGGAGTCCCCCATGTCCTGGCGCCTCCGCAAGGAAACCGCCGGTTCCGGGGCACTCGGGGATATCGCTTCCCACGCCATCGACCAGATCCTGTACCTCCTGGGCGATGACGTCACCGAGGTATCGGGCCGTCTCCAGACTTTTGTTGATCAACGCCCCGGCGCAGAAGGTCCAGAGGAGGTCACGGTCGACGACGCCGCCTGGGTTAACCTTTCGCTCGCCTCTGGAGCAATCGCCTCAGTAGAGGCCTCCCGCGTTGCCACGGGCCAGAAGAACTCGCTCCAGCTCGAAATCTACGGTTCGCTGGGTTCGCTGATGTTTGACCTGGAGAACCTGAACGAGCTGAACTTCATGGACACCACAGCGCCCATCCGTGAGCAGGGCTTCCGCCGGATCCTGGTCAACGAACCGGAGCACCCGTACCTTGGAGCCTGGTGGCCACAGGGTCACATCATCGGCTGGGAACACACTTTCACGCACCAGATCCGGGACTTCCTCACCGCGATCGCGGCCGGTGAGTCGCCGTCGCCGTCGTTCGAGGATGGACTGAACGTCCAGCACATCCTGGACGCCGTGGAAGAGTCCGCGGCCGCCAAAAGCTCACTGATCCAGCTCAACGCATCCGCTACTGAAGGAGCCTGA
- a CDS encoding sugar phosphate isomerase/epimerase family protein gives MPRPYTLFTGQWADLPFEEVARLASGWGYDGLEIAVSGDHLDAWRWDEPGYVESKLAVLEKYDLKVWAISNHLKGQAVCDDPIDFRHEAIVGSRVWGDGEPEGVRQRAAEEMKHTARLAKALGVDTVVGFTGSSIWQYVAMFPPVPEKVIEAGYQDFADRWNPILDVFDENGVRFAHEVHPSEIAYDYWTTVRTLEAIGHREAFGLNWDPSHFMWQGIDPVSFIWDFKDRIYHVDCKDTKLRPTGRNTVMGSHLPWGDPRRGWDFVSAGRGDVPWESSFRALTAIGYNGPISVEWEDAGMDRLHGAPEALAALKKFDFPASQTSFDAAFSSKD, from the coding sequence ATGCCCCGCCCGTACACCTTGTTTACCGGCCAGTGGGCCGATCTCCCCTTCGAGGAAGTCGCGCGCCTTGCCTCGGGCTGGGGCTATGACGGCCTGGAAATCGCCGTCTCCGGAGACCACCTGGACGCATGGCGCTGGGACGAACCCGGCTACGTCGAGTCCAAACTCGCCGTTCTGGAGAAGTACGACCTGAAGGTCTGGGCCATCTCCAACCACCTCAAAGGCCAGGCCGTCTGCGATGACCCCATCGACTTCCGCCACGAAGCCATCGTCGGCTCACGTGTCTGGGGCGACGGGGAGCCCGAAGGCGTCCGCCAACGCGCCGCCGAAGAAATGAAACACACCGCCCGCCTCGCCAAGGCGTTGGGGGTGGACACCGTGGTGGGGTTCACCGGCTCTTCCATCTGGCAGTACGTGGCCATGTTCCCGCCCGTCCCCGAGAAAGTCATCGAGGCCGGCTACCAGGACTTCGCCGACCGCTGGAACCCCATCCTGGACGTCTTCGACGAAAACGGGGTCCGCTTCGCCCACGAAGTCCACCCGAGTGAGATCGCCTACGACTACTGGACCACCGTCCGGACCCTCGAAGCGATCGGCCACCGGGAAGCGTTCGGCCTGAACTGGGACCCCTCCCACTTCATGTGGCAAGGCATCGACCCCGTGTCCTTCATCTGGGACTTCAAAGACCGGATCTACCACGTGGACTGCAAAGACACCAAGCTCCGCCCCACCGGCCGGAACACCGTCATGGGCTCCCACCTGCCCTGGGGCGACCCCCGCCGCGGCTGGGACTTCGTCTCCGCCGGACGCGGCGACGTGCCCTGGGAATCGTCCTTCCGCGCCCTCACCGCCATCGGCTACAACGGACCCATCTCCGTGGAATGGGAAGACGCAGGCATGGACCGACTCCACGGCGCCCCCGAAGCCCTCGCCGCGCTCAAGAAATTCGACTTCCCCGCCTCCCAAACCAGCTTCGACGCCGCGTTCAGCAGCAAAGACTAG
- a CDS encoding MFS transporter, which produces MTQFLAKVPRGWLILACIGLIALNMRGPFVAVAPVVDSLQQDLGFSPVELGLLTGIPVLCFSLASPLASLAGRRFGAEFAVMLTLLGVLAGVVIRSSGGGASVMVGTVVIGVAITIGNIAVPLIIRRDFAPRRQATAMGVYTAALNVGSFLTSVATAPLAELVGWRLSLAASALLALVAILFWVPTVGPRRAFVPLAVPAPPASPAGRVAGVRWLTAGLTLGFAGQAFSYYGVTAWLPSFLSDELAMGTAEAGAGSSLFQIFAIVGGLGVPLLARFASTTTVAVTLSALWLTVPFGLLLAPSWWWMWSSLGGIAQGGGITVIFIAIIKFAQSQAAAGRMSAVVQGVGYCFAALAPTAIGFVHSVTDGWTVPLFVILGSVLTFCVCTTLSVRWVARQR; this is translated from the coding sequence ATGACCCAGTTCCTCGCTAAAGTTCCCCGCGGCTGGCTGATCCTTGCGTGCATTGGCCTCATTGCCCTGAACATGCGCGGTCCCTTTGTGGCTGTGGCTCCTGTGGTGGACTCTCTGCAGCAAGACCTCGGATTCTCGCCTGTAGAGCTTGGACTGCTGACTGGCATTCCCGTGCTGTGCTTCTCCCTCGCTTCCCCGTTGGCTTCCCTGGCGGGACGCCGGTTTGGGGCCGAGTTCGCCGTCATGCTGACGTTGCTCGGAGTGTTGGCCGGCGTGGTCATCCGCTCCAGCGGTGGCGGTGCCTCGGTGATGGTGGGCACGGTGGTCATTGGCGTGGCCATCACCATCGGCAACATCGCGGTGCCGCTGATCATCCGGCGCGACTTCGCACCCCGGCGCCAGGCGACCGCGATGGGCGTTTACACCGCCGCGCTGAATGTTGGTTCGTTCCTTACCTCCGTGGCTACTGCTCCTCTTGCTGAGCTGGTGGGCTGGCGGCTTTCCCTCGCGGCGAGCGCTTTGCTGGCTTTGGTCGCGATCCTGTTCTGGGTTCCTACTGTTGGTCCGCGGCGGGCGTTTGTCCCCCTTGCGGTTCCTGCTCCTCCGGCTTCCCCGGCGGGGCGCGTCGCGGGTGTCCGCTGGCTGACTGCGGGCCTCACACTCGGCTTCGCGGGGCAGGCGTTCTCCTACTACGGGGTTACCGCCTGGCTCCCGAGCTTCCTCTCCGATGAACTCGCCATGGGCACCGCCGAAGCCGGGGCAGGATCCTCCCTCTTCCAGATCTTCGCGATTGTGGGCGGCCTGGGCGTACCACTCCTGGCTCGTTTCGCCAGTACGACGACGGTTGCGGTCACCTTGAGCGCGCTGTGGCTGACCGTACCCTTCGGATTGTTGCTGGCACCTTCGTGGTGGTGGATGTGGTCCTCGCTGGGCGGTATTGCCCAAGGTGGCGGCATCACGGTGATCTTCATAGCCATCATCAAGTTCGCCCAATCTCAGGCCGCCGCCGGCAGGATGTCCGCCGTGGTGCAGGGGGTGGGCTACTGCTTCGCTGCGTTGGCTCCCACTGCCATCGGGTTCGTGCACAGTGTTACCGACGGCTGGACGGTGCCGCTGTTCGTGATCCTCGGCTCGGTCCTGACGTTCTGTGTGTGCACCACGTTGTCCGTGCGCTGGGTGGCCCGGCAGCGGTAA
- a CDS encoding ROK family transcriptional regulator, translated as MTTAAGTDAGRTSAPEAGNLSRPGNLFQLLRDGRARTRAELVETTGLARSTVAARIDALISSGLVGPAGEASSSGGRPPSRFAFNPAARVVLAVDVGATHVIVAVTDLGGSVLAERRLAQEVADGPDAVLGRVVAAGRELLAEAGRKPGDLAGMGIGLPGPVEHHTGRPVKPPIMPGWDGFDVVSYVQRSWPVPVLVDNDVNIMALGERTAYWPDHQNFLFIKVATGIGAGIISSGQLQRGANGTAGDLGHVRVPRGDDVLCRCGNHGCLEALASGPAVARQLQAQGLEASTGGDVLRLVGEGNLQAIQALRQAGRDVGDVLATVVNLLNPSMIIIGGSVGESGEHLVAGIREVVYRRSLPLATTHLRIGISMAGQRAAVLGASQMVTQHVLSPAVIEATLQAAG; from the coding sequence ATGACAACAGCTGCTGGAACTGACGCCGGAAGAACCTCCGCGCCAGAGGCCGGCAACCTTTCACGCCCTGGGAATTTGTTTCAGCTCCTCCGCGACGGCAGGGCCCGTACACGTGCTGAGCTTGTTGAAACCACTGGACTGGCCCGTTCCACCGTTGCTGCCCGCATTGACGCCCTCATCAGTTCCGGACTTGTGGGTCCCGCCGGTGAGGCTTCCTCCAGTGGCGGCAGGCCGCCGTCGCGCTTTGCTTTCAACCCCGCCGCGAGGGTGGTCCTGGCCGTCGACGTCGGAGCTACCCACGTGATTGTTGCCGTCACCGACCTCGGCGGCAGCGTCCTGGCCGAGCGGCGCTTGGCGCAGGAAGTCGCCGACGGGCCGGATGCGGTCCTGGGCCGCGTGGTGGCTGCGGGCCGTGAACTCCTGGCCGAAGCCGGACGGAAACCCGGCGACCTCGCTGGCATGGGAATCGGATTGCCCGGGCCTGTGGAGCACCATACCGGGCGACCCGTGAAGCCGCCGATTATGCCTGGCTGGGACGGATTCGACGTCGTCTCCTACGTTCAGCGTTCTTGGCCGGTTCCTGTCCTGGTGGACAACGACGTCAACATCATGGCGCTCGGCGAGCGCACCGCCTACTGGCCGGACCACCAGAACTTCCTGTTCATCAAAGTGGCTACGGGCATCGGAGCCGGCATAATCAGCAGTGGTCAATTGCAGCGCGGTGCCAACGGCACCGCCGGCGACCTCGGCCACGTCCGTGTCCCACGCGGCGACGACGTTCTCTGCCGGTGTGGCAATCACGGATGCCTTGAGGCGCTTGCATCAGGTCCCGCCGTCGCGCGTCAGCTGCAGGCCCAGGGGCTGGAAGCGTCTACCGGCGGTGATGTCCTCAGGCTCGTTGGTGAAGGAAATCTGCAGGCGATCCAGGCGCTGCGGCAGGCGGGGCGCGACGTCGGCGATGTGCTGGCCACCGTGGTCAACCTGCTCAATCCGTCCATGATCATCATCGGCGGCAGTGTGGGGGAGTCCGGCGAGCACCTTGTGGCCGGCATCCGCGAAGTGGTCTACCGGCGGTCCTTGCCGCTGGCCACCACGCACCTGCGCATCGGCATCTCCATGGCAGGCCAGCGTGCCGCGGTCCTGGGCGCCAGCCAAATGGTCACCCAGCATGTCTTGTCGCCGGCCGTGATTGAGGCCACGCTCCAAGCAGCGGGTTAG
- a CDS encoding sugar phosphate isomerase/epimerase — translation MSYSLQLYTLRDAIQEDLPGTIRKVAGIGFTQVEPYNFVATAKELGAALKENGLTAPSGHAPLLSQDQDEIFAAAKELGITTVIDPFLPAEHWQDAETIQATAAKLNAAAKKGAGYGIRVGYHNHAWELESTIEGKTALEYFEGLLDPEVVLEIDTYWVAVGGQDPVEVLARLGDRVKLIHIKDGPATTDTKAQQPAGQGTIPVLDVIAAAKSLEVGVVEFDDYSGDIFEGITQSLAYLTAAASADAAEGVQA, via the coding sequence ATGTCGTATTCACTTCAGCTGTACACCCTCCGCGATGCCATCCAGGAGGACCTGCCGGGAACCATCAGGAAGGTCGCCGGGATCGGTTTCACGCAGGTGGAGCCGTACAACTTTGTGGCCACGGCCAAGGAACTCGGTGCAGCGTTGAAGGAGAACGGCCTGACCGCGCCGTCCGGGCACGCCCCGCTGTTGTCCCAGGATCAGGACGAGATCTTCGCAGCCGCCAAGGAACTGGGCATCACCACGGTGATCGATCCTTTCCTTCCCGCGGAGCACTGGCAGGACGCCGAAACCATCCAGGCCACCGCTGCCAAGCTCAACGCCGCAGCGAAGAAGGGCGCCGGGTACGGCATCCGCGTGGGGTACCACAACCACGCCTGGGAGCTGGAGTCCACCATCGAGGGCAAAACCGCACTGGAATACTTCGAAGGGTTGCTGGACCCGGAAGTGGTCCTGGAAATAGACACCTACTGGGTAGCCGTCGGCGGCCAGGATCCCGTGGAAGTCCTGGCCCGCCTTGGTGACCGGGTAAAGCTCATCCACATCAAGGACGGCCCGGCCACCACCGACACCAAAGCCCAACAGCCCGCAGGCCAGGGCACCATCCCGGTCCTGGACGTCATCGCCGCAGCGAAGTCACTGGAAGTAGGCGTGGTGGAATTTGATGACTACTCCGGCGACATCTTCGAAGGCATCACCCAAAGCCTGGCCTACCTCACCGCCGCAGCCAGCGCAGACGCAGCCGAAGGAGTACAGGCATGA
- a CDS encoding Gfo/Idh/MocA family oxidoreductase has protein sequence MTSPSPIRWGILGTGFIAGLQTQDLNENGFTVQAVGSRSLESSKAFAGQYGVTTAHGSYEALVADPDVDVIYIATPHPFHHANALMALNAGKHVLVEKAFTMNAHQAQEIVALAEAKGLVALEAMWTRFLPHMIRIRELIQEGAIGEVRKVVASHNQSLPKDPAHRLNDPALGGGALLDLGIYPISFAFDILGTPAAIRASTSMTATGVDRQTAAILDYPGGQQALVDCELDAASANRAMVIGTEGWIDIEHTWYNPVPFTVHAVDGSVIERYDQPVNSRGMQYQAAELERLVRAGSTAGTILPPSESVAIMAAMDEIRRQIGLRYDSDAVLEGNDND, from the coding sequence GTGACCTCTCCCTCCCCGATTCGCTGGGGCATCCTTGGCACCGGATTCATCGCCGGCCTGCAAACGCAGGACCTCAACGAGAACGGCTTTACCGTGCAGGCCGTTGGCTCGCGGAGCCTTGAATCAAGCAAGGCGTTCGCTGGGCAATACGGTGTGACCACGGCGCACGGGAGCTACGAAGCGCTGGTAGCGGACCCTGACGTGGACGTCATCTACATCGCCACACCGCATCCCTTCCACCACGCGAACGCACTCATGGCGTTGAACGCCGGCAAGCACGTGCTGGTGGAAAAGGCGTTCACCATGAATGCCCACCAAGCCCAGGAGATCGTAGCTCTGGCCGAAGCCAAAGGCCTGGTGGCTTTGGAGGCCATGTGGACGCGATTCCTCCCCCATATGATCCGCATCCGCGAACTCATCCAGGAAGGCGCCATCGGCGAGGTCCGGAAGGTGGTCGCCAGCCATAACCAGAGCCTGCCCAAGGACCCTGCCCACCGGCTGAACGATCCCGCTCTGGGCGGTGGCGCGCTGCTGGACCTGGGGATCTACCCGATCTCCTTCGCGTTCGACATCCTTGGCACGCCTGCCGCAATCCGGGCAAGCACGTCCATGACCGCGACGGGTGTGGACCGGCAGACGGCCGCCATTCTTGACTACCCGGGCGGTCAGCAAGCACTAGTAGATTGTGAACTCGACGCCGCGAGCGCCAACCGGGCCATGGTGATCGGCACCGAGGGGTGGATCGACATCGAACACACCTGGTACAACCCCGTGCCGTTCACCGTTCATGCCGTTGATGGCAGCGTTATCGAACGGTACGACCAGCCGGTGAACAGCCGGGGCATGCAGTACCAGGCAGCCGAGCTGGAACGCCTGGTCAGGGCCGGTTCCACCGCTGGAACCATCCTGCCGCCGAGCGAGAGCGTGGCCATCATGGCAGCGATGGATGAGATCCGCAGGCAGATAGGGCTCCGCTACGACTCAGACGCCGTCTTGGAAGGAAACGACAATGACTGA
- the aceB gene encoding malate synthase A, whose product MNSFTDNFTINGITITAQPICRQNEVLTPDALEFIGKLHRATADRRQELMQARHARRNQISGGQDPRFLPQTEGIRNDPSWRVAPPAPGLEDRRVEITGPVDKKMTINALNSGAKVWLADMEDSSTPTWRNVIQGQLNLTDALERRIDFTSPEGKEYKLKSAEDLPTIVVRPRGWHLPEKHMLIDGKPIAGGIVDFGLFFFHNARRLLAQGKGPYFYLPKIENHLEARLWNDIFVLAQDLLGIPQGTIRATVLIETITAAFEMEEILYELRDHASGLNAGRWDYIFSLIKNFRTRGPRFVLPDRGQVTMTQPFMRAYTEQLVRACHRRGAMAIGGMAAAVPNRKDEAANTASFEKVRADKTREANDGFDGSWVAHPDLVPVCREVFDSVLGNRPNQLDRSREDVTPDDRALIDIASTEGTITEGGVRLNIEVGIRYIESWLRGNGAVAIHNLMEDAATAEISRSQLWQWIHSHAITDHGDIITREWVEDMLDEEYARLERFDGDRFADARAIFEEVTLAEEFPTFLTIPAYARFLTEAREEATEEELVAA is encoded by the coding sequence ATGAACAGCTTCACTGACAACTTCACTATCAATGGCATCACTATCACCGCGCAGCCCATCTGCCGGCAGAACGAGGTTTTGACTCCGGACGCCTTGGAGTTCATCGGCAAGTTGCACAGGGCTACTGCTGATCGTCGTCAGGAGCTGATGCAGGCACGGCACGCCCGCCGTAACCAGATTTCCGGTGGCCAGGATCCGCGGTTCCTGCCGCAAACCGAGGGCATCCGGAATGATCCGAGCTGGCGTGTAGCTCCCCCGGCTCCGGGTTTGGAGGACCGCCGCGTGGAGATCACGGGCCCGGTGGACAAGAAGATGACCATCAACGCCTTGAACTCCGGGGCCAAGGTCTGGCTGGCAGACATGGAGGACTCGTCCACGCCGACGTGGCGCAACGTCATCCAGGGCCAGCTGAACCTGACCGATGCTTTGGAGCGGCGCATCGACTTCACGTCCCCTGAGGGCAAGGAGTACAAGCTCAAGTCCGCCGAGGACCTGCCCACCATCGTGGTCCGTCCCCGTGGCTGGCACCTGCCCGAGAAGCACATGCTGATCGACGGCAAGCCGATCGCCGGCGGCATTGTGGACTTCGGTTTGTTCTTCTTCCACAATGCCCGCCGCCTGCTCGCCCAGGGCAAGGGCCCGTACTTCTACCTGCCGAAGATCGAGAACCACCTCGAGGCCCGCCTGTGGAACGACATCTTCGTCCTGGCCCAGGACCTGCTCGGCATCCCGCAGGGCACCATTCGTGCCACTGTCCTGATCGAAACCATCACGGCCGCATTCGAGATGGAAGAGATCCTTTACGAACTGCGCGACCATGCGTCGGGTTTGAACGCCGGCCGCTGGGACTACATCTTCTCCCTGATCAAGAACTTCCGCACCCGCGGACCGCGTTTTGTGCTCCCGGACCGCGGCCAGGTGACCATGACCCAGCCGTTCATGCGCGCTTACACCGAGCAACTGGTCCGGGCCTGCCACCGTCGCGGGGCAATGGCGATCGGTGGGATGGCCGCCGCTGTTCCCAACCGCAAGGACGAAGCCGCCAACACCGCGTCCTTCGAGAAAGTCCGCGCCGACAAGACCCGTGAGGCCAACGACGGTTTTGATGGTTCGTGGGTGGCCCACCCGGATCTGGTGCCGGTATGCCGGGAAGTGTTCGACTCAGTTCTCGGAAACCGCCCCAACCAGTTGGATCGCTCCCGCGAGGATGTCACCCCCGATGACCGCGCACTGATCGACATCGCCAGCACCGAGGGAACCATCACCGAGGGCGGGGTCCGCCTGAACATCGAGGTAGGCATCCGGTACATCGAGTCCTGGCTGCGCGGCAACGGAGCTGTGGCCATCCACAACCTCATGGAAGACGCCGCCACCGCCGAGATCTCCCGGTCCCAGCTGTGGCAGTGGATCCACTCCCACGCCATCACCGACCACGGCGATATCATCACCCGCGAATGGGTGGAAGACATGCTGGACGAGGAATACGCCCGCCTGGAACGCTTCGATGGAGACCGCTTCGCTGACGCCCGCGCCATCTTCGAAGAAGTCACACTGGCCGAAGAATTCCCCACCTTCCTGACCATCCCCGCGTACGCCCGCTTCCTCACCGAGGCCCGTGAAGAGGCCACGGAGGAGGAACTCGTCGCCGCCTAG
- a CDS encoding biopolymer transporter Tol yields the protein MIRTLQPGQRCEVWIASVTGRAELVYSTDCVLFEAPNWTLDGDALVLNGDGKLWTLEVSGGSGGEPNQVPLSGIPALNNDHVLAPDGEGIFLSANDGHIYRTLLEGGPATRITDEDGRFHFLHGVSPDGKELAYVGIEAGGFTQPGRLMTIASDGGAAASVDVGPLDVGSGHCDGPEYSPDGKWLYLNTESFTTAPGHAQLARIRVDGSNFAQLLESETVDWFPHLSPDGSHATYLRFPSGTVGHPADLPVAVVLVSTEDWTIPLHTWPLFGGQGTLNVNSWSPDSTHFAFVAYPLADSMKD from the coding sequence GTGATCCGCACCCTTCAACCCGGCCAGCGCTGCGAGGTGTGGATCGCGTCGGTGACCGGTCGGGCCGAGCTGGTGTACAGCACCGACTGCGTATTGTTCGAAGCCCCCAACTGGACCCTTGACGGCGACGCGCTCGTCCTCAACGGCGACGGGAAGTTATGGACACTGGAGGTCTCGGGCGGTTCGGGCGGCGAGCCCAATCAGGTCCCACTCAGCGGCATTCCGGCCCTGAACAACGATCACGTCCTGGCACCTGATGGCGAAGGCATCTTCCTGTCCGCGAACGACGGCCATATCTACCGCACATTGCTGGAGGGTGGCCCCGCTACCAGGATCACGGATGAGGACGGCCGCTTCCATTTCCTCCACGGCGTCAGCCCCGATGGCAAGGAACTCGCGTATGTGGGGATCGAAGCCGGCGGCTTTACGCAGCCGGGTCGCCTGATGACCATAGCGTCCGACGGCGGTGCTGCCGCCAGCGTCGACGTCGGGCCCCTTGACGTCGGTTCAGGCCACTGCGATGGCCCGGAGTACTCGCCCGATGGGAAATGGCTCTATCTGAACACTGAGTCCTTCACCACGGCGCCCGGCCATGCCCAGCTCGCCCGGATTCGCGTGGACGGGTCCAACTTTGCACAACTCCTCGAATCAGAGACCGTCGACTGGTTCCCGCACCTCTCTCCCGACGGCAGCCACGCCACGTATCTCCGGTTCCCCAGCGGTACTGTTGGCCACCCCGCCGACTTGCCGGTCGCCGTCGTGCTTGTTTCGACCGAGGACTGGACCATTCCCCTCCATACATGGCCACTCTTCGGTGGCCAAGGTACCCTCAACGTCAACAGCTGGTCGCCGGACTCGACGCACTTTGCGTTCGTGGCCTACCCACTCGCAGACTCAATGAAGGACTAA